One window of the Streptomyces asoensis genome contains the following:
- a CDS encoding PH domain-containing protein: MSNLPTLPVTFRPGRTRVVLLTAGVVILLVISAVAMLLEQLGPGERLSFILTGALIFWVLAQLARVRVVADDSGVTVVNIASRRRLDWAEIVQVNLRPGDPWVFLNLSDGTSLPALGIQPGIDKQQAIADARTLRTLAEARSVRDPEASTEQDQG; this comes from the coding sequence ATGTCCAACCTGCCGACCCTCCCCGTCACCTTCCGGCCAGGGCGCACCCGCGTGGTGTTGCTCACGGCCGGAGTGGTGATCCTCCTCGTCATCTCCGCCGTGGCGATGCTGCTGGAGCAGCTCGGCCCGGGGGAGCGGCTCAGCTTCATCCTCACCGGCGCCCTCATCTTCTGGGTGCTGGCCCAGCTCGCCCGGGTGCGGGTCGTCGCCGACGACTCCGGTGTCACCGTCGTGAACATCGCCAGCAGGCGGCGCCTGGACTGGGCCGAGATCGTCCAGGTGAACCTCCGTCCGGGCGACCCCTGGGTGTTCCTCAACCTCAGCGACGGCACCAGTCTGCCCGCCCTCGGTATCCAGCCGGGCATCGACAAGCAGCAGGCCATCGCCGACGCGCGCACCCTGCGTACGCTCGCGGAAGCCCGGTCCGTCCGGGACCCCGAGGCGTCCACAGAGCAAGATCAGGGCTGA
- the hisG gene encoding ATP phosphoribosyltransferase, protein MLRIAVPNKGSLSGPAGEMLHEAGYQQRRESKELRIVDPVNDVEFFYLRPRDIAIYVSSGRLDIGITGRDLLIDSGANAEEILPLGFARSTFRFATKPGTADGIEDLQGRTVATSYEGIVAKHLAEQGIDASVVHLDGAVETAIELGVAEVIADVVETGTSLRNAGLEVFGEPIMKSEAIVIRRTGADVEEPKVQQFLRRLQGVLVARTYVMMDYDCRVEQLEKAVALTPGLESPTVSPLHNEGWVAVRAMVPAKEAQRIMDDLYDIGARAILTTAIHACRL, encoded by the coding sequence ATGCTGCGCATCGCCGTCCCCAACAAGGGTTCCCTGTCAGGCCCCGCGGGGGAGATGCTGCATGAGGCCGGCTACCAGCAGCGCCGCGAGTCCAAGGAACTGCGGATCGTCGACCCGGTCAACGACGTCGAGTTCTTCTACCTCCGCCCCCGGGACATCGCGATCTACGTCTCCTCCGGGCGCCTCGACATCGGCATCACCGGCCGCGACCTGCTGATCGACTCCGGCGCCAACGCCGAGGAGATCCTCCCGCTCGGCTTCGCCCGCTCCACCTTCCGCTTCGCCACCAAGCCGGGCACGGCCGACGGCATCGAGGACCTCCAGGGCCGGACGGTCGCCACCTCCTACGAGGGCATCGTCGCCAAGCACCTGGCCGAGCAGGGCATCGACGCCTCCGTCGTCCACCTCGACGGCGCCGTCGAGACCGCGATCGAACTGGGTGTCGCCGAGGTCATCGCCGACGTCGTCGAGACCGGCACCTCACTGCGCAACGCGGGCCTCGAGGTCTTCGGCGAGCCCATCATGAAGTCCGAGGCCATCGTGATCCGCCGCACCGGCGCGGACGTCGAGGAGCCCAAGGTGCAGCAGTTCCTGCGCCGCCTCCAGGGCGTCCTGGTCGCCCGGACGTACGTGATGATGGACTACGACTGCCGGGTCGAGCAGCTCGAGAAGGCCGTCGCGCTGACCCCGGGCCTGGAGTCGCCGACCGTCTCCCCGCTGCACAACGAGGGCTGGGTCGCCGTCCGTGCCATGGTCCCGGCCAAGGAGGCCCAACGGATCATGGACGACCTCTACGACATCGGCGCCCGCGCCATCCTGACCACGGCCATCCACGCCTGCCGCCTCTGA
- a CDS encoding phosphoribosyl-ATP diphosphatase: MSKKTFEELFTELQQKAASGDPATSRTAELVEKGVHAIGKKVVEEAAEVWMAAEYEGKEAAAEEISQLLYHVQVMMVARGISLDDVYAHL, translated from the coding sequence ATGTCCAAGAAGACGTTCGAGGAGCTCTTCACCGAGCTCCAGCAGAAGGCCGCCAGCGGCGACCCCGCCACTTCCCGCACCGCAGAACTGGTCGAGAAGGGCGTCCATGCCATCGGCAAGAAGGTCGTCGAAGAGGCCGCAGAGGTCTGGATGGCGGCCGAGTACGAAGGCAAGGAGGCAGCCGCCGAGGAGATCTCGCAGCTGCTCTACCACGTCCAGGTGATGATGGTCGCCCGCGGAATCTCGCTGGACGACGTGTACGCCCACCTGTAA